The Nakamurella alba sequence CAGCTGGTGGTCGTCGTCAAGGACACCGCGCTCGGCGGCATCCTCGTCGGCTACGTCGAGCTCCGCCGGATGGCCGGTACCTCGGCCAGCAACTACCAGAACCTGCTGCCCACGTACGTCGTCATCGCCGTCATCTACATCCTGCTCAACCTAGCCCTCGGCTTCCTCGCGAGCTACCTGGAGAAGAGGCTGCGCACCCGGCGCGGCGGCGGACGCCGCGGCGGCGCCGCCGAACCGATGGCCGTCACCACCGCGAAGCTCAACACCGGCGGCGTCTGAGCCGGGCGGGCCGGCCGGGGCGGCCATGGATCGCTGCGCCGGCATCCCGCCGGATCAGCCCTGCAGCCAGGGATCGCTGCGCCGGGCGGCCCCGGCCACCAGCCGGTCCAGCACCAGGGCCAGCGGCGCCCAGCCCTCGCTCCCCCGCCGGGTGACCGCCCGGGCCCGCAGCCGGACGTCGGGCCGGCGCAGCGGCAGCACTGCGACGCCGGGCACCGTCGGCGCTGACTGCGGCAGCAGTCCCACCCCGAGGCCGGCGACGATCATCTCCTGGACCAGCTCGAGACTGTCCACCTGGTGGGTGATCCGCGGGACGAAACCTGCCTGTGCGCCGAGGATCCGGAGCACCACTTCGTCCGCGGTGTTGCGGGAGTTCACGATCCAGTCCAGGTTCCGGTACACCGCACAGACGGCGGCGGCGTCCCGGTCCGCGGGGAGCAGCTGCTCACCCTCTCCCGGCGCACCGAGACCCCAACGGCTGGACCACAACTCGACGGCCGAGCGACCGGCATCGGTGGCGACCGGGGCGAGCGCGTAGTCGTAGACCAGCGCTAGGTCGACCTCGTCGGCCGCCAGCCGGGCCAGCGCCTCGGGCGGTTCGAACTCGTGCAGCTGCAGTTGCACCCCGGGATGCGTCGCCGCCAGGTCCCGGACCACCGGCATCAGGTCCCGCCGCACCGCCGTGGCGAAACCGGCGACCCGGACCACGCCGGCCGGGACCGCGTCCGGATCCAGGTCGAGCCGGGCCGCC is a genomic window containing:
- a CDS encoding LysR family transcriptional regulator translates to METRRLELLLALSRLGSMREVADAGGMTTSTVSQQLAALAREVGTPLLEPDGRRVRLTPAGRRLADHAVGVLAAVEAARLDLDPDAVPAGVVRVAGFATAVRRDLMPVVRDLAATHPGVQLQLHEFEPPEALARLAADEVDLALVYDYALAPVATDAGRSAVELWSSRWGLGAPGEGEQLLPADRDAAAVCAVYRNLDWIVNSRNTADEVVLRILGAQAGFVPRITHQVDSLELVQEMIVAGLGVGLLPQSAPTVPGVAVLPLRRPDVRLRARAVTRRGSEGWAPLALVLDRLVAGAARRSDPWLQG